The Devosia sp. MC521 genome has a segment encoding these proteins:
- a CDS encoding SH3 domain-containing protein: MTFKKKLLTAGMAALAIFATAGAASAASAVATANVNVRTGPGTGYGVIGTLFQGERVNVDQCRGSWCYIERRGREGWVSSSYLSTRSGWDNGWDNGWERPRPPRPPQWNPAPRPPHWNPGPPPRPPHWNPRPPRPEPIYPINPRGPNASFCFNGPNGYFCAGS, from the coding sequence ATGACCTTCAAAAAGAAACTGCTCACAGCCGGTATGGCCGCACTGGCCATCTTCGCCACTGCCGGAGCTGCGTCGGCAGCCTCCGCAGTCGCCACCGCAAACGTAAACGTCCGCACCGGTCCGGGTACTGGCTATGGCGTGATCGGGACCCTCTTCCAGGGCGAACGCGTCAATGTCGATCAGTGCCGAGGGTCTTGGTGCTACATTGAACGTCGTGGTCGCGAAGGCTGGGTGTCCTCCAGCTATCTGAGCACCCGCTCAGGCTGGGACAATGGTTGGGATAACGGATGGGAACGCCCACGTCCTCCGCGCCCGCCACAGTGGAACCCGGCACCGCGCCCGCCACACTGGAATCCAGGCCCACCACCACGTCCGCCCCATTGGAACCCACGTCCACCGCGTCCAGAACCGATCTACCCGATCAATCCCCGTGGTCCGAACGCAAGCTTCTGCTTTAACGGCCCGAATGGCTACTTCTGCGCCGGAAGCTAA